A single window of Methanoregula sp. DNA harbors:
- the rlmH gene encoding 23S rRNA (pseudouridine(1915)-N(3))-methyltransferase RlmH: MQISIVAVGKIKEPYLNTGIAEYIKRLQPYVKIRVIEIADEKRPDDLSPAQKQQVLAREGENVLSAITDGSSTVALAVNGQQFSSEDLAGFLKKREVGGQSRITFIIGGDLGLSPAVMDRCDILMSLSPMTFTHPMVRLILLEQVYRAFRIMRGEPYHR; encoded by the coding sequence ATGCAGATCAGTATTGTCGCAGTCGGAAAGATCAAAGAGCCCTATCTTAATACAGGCATCGCTGAGTACATTAAACGCCTGCAGCCGTACGTGAAGATACGGGTCATTGAGATTGCCGATGAAAAGCGGCCGGATGATCTATCACCTGCACAGAAGCAGCAGGTCCTTGCCCGTGAGGGCGAGAACGTCCTCTCTGCAATTACAGACGGGAGCAGCACCGTTGCCCTTGCGGTAAACGGGCAGCAGTTTTCGAGTGAAGATCTGGCGGGATTTTTGAAAAAACGCGAGGTCGGCGGTCAGAGCCGTATCACGTTCATTATAGGAGGGGACCTTGGGCTCTCCCCTGCTGTGATGGACCGCTGCGATATTCTGATGTCGCTTTCTCCCATGACATTTACGCATCCGATGGTCCGGCTGATTTTGCTGGAACAGGTCTATCGTGCGTTCCGGATCATGCGGGGCGAGCCGTACCACAGGTGA
- a CDS encoding 4Fe-4S single cluster domain-containing protein: protein MILNLANFLYRSSANGPGIRAALWVQGCPIHCKGCYNEEFWSFEPKMAVEVGALAEQITRIEGIEGVTFSGGEPFSQAEALAQLGQVLIKKDLNIITFTGYPYDHLITGNDPAWKELLDVTDLLIAGPYIAENRCDSALFGSSNQSLIFLTSRFKGHPDLGRAATQKTEFIIGPDGTVITTGFPDNETLTEIWS, encoded by the coding sequence ATGATATTGAACCTGGCAAATTTCCTGTATCGCTCCTCTGCAAACGGTCCCGGGATCCGCGCAGCCCTCTGGGTGCAGGGGTGTCCCATCCACTGCAAGGGCTGTTATAACGAGGAGTTCTGGTCGTTTGAACCGAAGATGGCGGTAGAAGTTGGTGCACTGGCAGAACAGATCACAAGGATCGAAGGGATCGAAGGAGTGACCTTCAGCGGCGGGGAGCCATTTTCACAGGCAGAAGCACTTGCACAGCTCGGGCAGGTTCTAATCAAAAAGGACTTAAATATCATTACATTTACCGGCTACCCGTACGACCACCTTATAACCGGAAATGATCCGGCATGGAAGGAATTGCTTGATGTAACCGACCTCCTTATTGCCGGGCCATATATCGCAGAGAACCGTTGCGACTCTGCGCTGTTTGGGTCTTCGAATCAGTCTCTAATCTTTTTGACCTCCCGGTTCAAAGGCCACCCGGATCTTGGCCGTGCTGCAACACAGAAGACGGAATTCATCATCGGACCGGACGGGACCGTCATAACAACAGGCTTTCCGGACAATGAGACCTTAACGGAGATCTGGTCCTAG
- a CDS encoding DUF1257 domain-containing protein: MSHFSRLKTQFKSREVLTECLQEMGYEIETNRTIKGYAGHEFVDFSIKTKNGYGIGFRLNDQGTYDIIADWWGVRGTKQENLIDGLQERINRIQREYAIRMVMEQTRQNGFEMIERADEKDGSVRIVVRRWA, translated from the coding sequence ATGTCGCATTTCAGCCGTTTAAAAACCCAGTTCAAGAGCAGGGAGGTTCTGACTGAATGCCTCCAGGAGATGGGGTATGAGATTGAGACCAACAGGACGATTAAGGGATACGCAGGACACGAATTTGTGGACTTCTCAATAAAGACAAAGAATGGTTATGGGATTGGCTTCCGGTTAAACGACCAGGGCACCTATGACATCATAGCCGACTGGTGGGGGGTCAGAGGGACAAAGCAGGAGAACCTAATTGACGGGCTGCAGGAACGCATAAACAGGATCCAGCGTGAATATGCCATCAGGATGGTGATGGAGCAGACCCGGCAAAACGGTTTTGAGATGATCGAGAGGGCTGACGAGAAAGACGGGTCAGTCCGGATTGTCGTACGCAGGTGGGCGTGA